CCCCAAGGGCGGCCCCGGCATGCGCGAGATGCTCTCGCCCACTGCGGCCCTCGTCGGCCAGGGCCTGGGTGACTCCGTCGGTCTGATCACTGACGGCCGATTTTCCGGCGGCACCTACGGCATGGTGGTCGGACATGTCGCCCCGGAAGCCGCAGTGGGCGGGACGATCGCGCTGGTGAACGAGGGGGACTCGGTGACCATCGACGCGGACCAGCGCCTGCTGCGGCTCAACGTGCCCGATGAAGAACTCGCGCGCCGCCGCGCCGCGTGGCAACCGCCCGCGCCCCGCTATACGCGCGGCGTGCTGGCAAAGTACGCGAAGCAAGTGTCGAGTGCCAGCACGGGAGCCGTAACGGACTAGCCCGATGGGGAGACACAGAACGTTGATCGGCGATGAGGCGTTCCGCTTCTTCGTGACCGGGACCGACACCGGCGTGGGTAAGACCGAAGCGGCTTGCGCCCTGCGCGCGCTGCTGGCGGACGCGGACCTCCACCCTGCGGCGATGAAGCCCTACGAGAGCGGCTGCATCGACAAGCGCCGGCCCGCCGATGCGCTGGCCTTGAAAGCTGCGGCCCGGTGCGACGACCCTCTGGCTCATGTATGTCCGTATCGGTATCGGGCTCCGCTGGCGCCGGGGGTGGCGGCGGCGCGGCGGAAGGAAATGCCGTCGTTCGCCCGCGTTCTTGCACTTGCCCGCTCCTTTGGCGCGCGTCCGCTGGTCATCGAGAGCGCGGGCGGGCTCTTCGTACCCATCGACGCACGGCGTGACATCATCGACCTGATCAAGGTCTTGAAAATCCCGGTCCTCCTGGTCGCGCGCGCCGGGCTTGGGACGTTGAATCATACCGGCCTGTCGCTGGACGCGCTCGCCAGGCGCCGTATCCCAATCCGCGCGGTCCTCTTGACGAAAGTCCAGACAGTGAGCGATCCGTCCGAGCGGGACAATGCGGAGTGGCTCAGGCGGCGGCATGGCGTGCCGGTGCTCGGTCCGGTCCCGTATGTGCGGAGTCCAGCCCGCCGACGGGCCGCCTATCGGCTGGTTCTTCGTCCGCTGCTGAACGCCTTTGACAAGGAGGGGCCGCGCAGAGCCAGGTTCTCTGTTGCGCGCGAAGACCAATGACTGAGTCCTGGTTCAGAGGACGCCTCGCGGTGTTGGCCACGATGCACGCCAAGGAGCAAGCCATTGCCCCCGTCCTGGAGGAGGCGCTCGGGCTTCAGGTGGAAGCGCCGCCAGGGTTGGACACCGATCGCTTCGGCACGTTCACGCGGGAAGTGCCCCGACTGGGGACGCAGCTCGAGACGGTGCGCCTGAAGGCGCAGGCGGCGCTGGCTGCCGTACCGGAGGCTGACTTTGGGCTCGCCAGCGAAGGCAGTTTCGGACCCCATCCGTGGCTGCCGTGGGTCGCCGGCGGGCGCGAGCTCGTCATCCTGATGGGCCGGGATAGTAGGCTCGAGCTCGTCGGCGTCGATCTCACCGCCGAGACCAACTGGGGGTCTCGGCTGGTCAGCAGCGTGGCGGACGCTCTGGCCTTCGCCCAGAGCGTCGGGTTCCCCTCGCATGCCATCGTGGTGATCGGTGTGCGCAACGGGGAACCGGAGGTCTCGAAAGGCGTGTATAAGGGCCTGATGACGACGGAGAAACTCGAGGCGGCGGTCCGTGTCGTGCTCGAACAGCACGGGGCGGCGCATGTGGAAAGCGATATGCGCGCGCACGTCAATCCCACGCGGATGGCAGCCATCGGCCGCGCCGCCCGGGATCTGTCCCGCTTGGCCCTGAGCGGCTGCCCGCGCTGCGAAAGGCCTGGCTTCGATATCGTAGAGCGCCTCCGGGGACTGCCCTGTGAGGCGTGCGGGCTGCCGACGCGCCGGGTCCGGATGGACATTGTCGGCTGTCTAGGCTGCGGCTTGCGAGAAGAGCGCCCGCCGACCGCAGGACAGGCGTCGGCGTCGCCCGCCGAGTGCGACTTCTGTAATCCCTGACCATGAATCCCACCTGATGGCGCCGCTCCCAGCGGGGTCGTGCGCGGACGTTGAAGGCAAGCTCTCCCGTTAATCCAGGTGGTCTCCGCGGCCAGCAGGTCGTGACTCTCCTTCGTGCGACCTGTTCGCCGATGCACAGGACTACATGCGCCGATGCACCCTGCGGTGAGCAGCGCTGATTTCGATACGTCTTTCTCATGCAGCGGTGCGCGGTGTCAGTAGTCCTCCCACAATGTTGTCGGGCCTGCTCGGTCGACGTCCCTTCCCTAAAAGCCACAAGATGCCGCTTCACCAGATCAGATATTAATGTTTCGCTGGGTCTTTGGATTCATGCTGCATCCACCAAAAGCCCCATGAGCCTCAGACAAGGCACTTGCTTGAACTACGCTGGTCCGCACCGCTGATAACAGCGGCTTCCTTGGTCTAAAATTTGCTGTAGTAGCTCTATCGTGGGATCTCCACTTGCTTCAATGCGGCTGAGTCATAACAGAGCGCGGCGATTCGCTGCCTCAAGGCGAATCTCTCCCACGGCTCGTTCGCGGCGGAAATCCGGAACTCGGCGGCGGGCGACCGCCTGCAAATCGCTCCTGGACGACACAGAAATGGACACCCTGCGCATACGGCGGCCTTTGGTTCTCGGACTGATGTTTTCCCTCGCAGGTCTGCTTCCCGTCGCGTGGGCCGTTGAAGAGGGCGAGATAGTGATGAAAGAGGGACGCTGGGGATACGTCACGAGGGAAGATCCCGGTCTTAAATATCTCCTGGAGAAACACATCATCACCCAGGAGGAATATGACGAGGGTGCCCGAATCGTCGAGGAGCGGGAGCACCCCTCGGCTCCGCCGTTTCATCTCAACTATGGCCAAGGGCTCAATATCAAGACCGGGGATCAGTTCTTTCTCAAGCTCCGCGGCCTGATGCAATTTCGATTCAACCACAACGAGTACAACCAAGCCTGGCGCACCATCGGCGATCGCAATAATTTTGCCGGCGACAAGCCTGCAGAAGCCGGGAGGCGCGCCGATCAGTCGGCAACGACGCTCAGTACCCAGGCCATGCGGTTACAGTTTTTAGGGTACGCATTCGATCCAAACTTGCGATACGACGTGACCATCGGGGCTGATCGTCAGGAAGGGAATCCCACCGCAACGGGCGGCCTCTCGCTCGTCAACGCCTACGTGGCCTCCTGGCACGTGCCCTATGCCAACGTCGTGGTCGGCCAGTACAAAACGTGGTTCAATCGAGCCCAGATCCAGTCCGTCGCCAACCTGACGTTCACGACCCGCATGATCGTGCAGAATGCCTTCATGGCCAACGCCATCAATCGTCGTGATATCGGCATCACCATCCTCAGCGACGAAAACAAGTACCGGGTCAACTATGCGATCGGCGTCTTCAACGGCATGGGGACCACCCTGGACCGGCTCAGCAACCCGATTGCCCAGGATGGCACCCGGGTGAACGCCAACGAGTTGATGTATGTGGGGCGACTGTTGTGGAAGGTGTCGGGGAATCCCCTCTACGGCGAGGGGGACATCCTCTATTCCACAGTGCCCCAAGTCGCCATCGCCGTGGGCTACGCCTATAATCCCGGTGTGAACCTGTCGGATCCGATCACCGCCGTCCGGAACCAGGTCCTGGGGGTCTCCGGCAACGGCCGGTTGGTGGGGGCGGGAATCATCGACTTCCAGACGTGGGAGATGGATTTCATCGCCAGATATCGAGGCTGGGCCCTCCAGGCGGAGGGATACGTTCGCCAGCAGCAGGTTCGCGGGGGCAACTCTTCCGTGGGAAACGCCATGGGCTGGTATGCGATGCTCGGCTATTACGTGGTGCCGCGGAAGCTGGAGGTAGCGGTCCGCTACGGCATCTTCGACCCGAACACAGGCCACTCTCACGATCTGGTCAAAGAGGCCGGCGTGGCGCTGAACTATAGTTTGGACGGAACGTACGATCACCGCATCGTGGCCGATTTTACCAACGTCACGATGGGCACCGGCGGATACGCAGCCGGTCGTCCGACCGTCAGCACTCAGGATCTCGTGACGAATAGCATCCGAGTCTTATATCAGTTCTATTGGTAGTGCCTACGGGATATCTGTTTAGGGCCTGGAGGATACATGGTCGCATATAGAATGGAATGGCAACGGAGGAGCGCCTGGTGCCTCGCGTCGCTCCTGGTGGCGTTGAGCCTGGCCGAGCAGCCGGCGTATAGCGAAGTCTTGACGATCGGCGCCGCGCACAGTTTAAAGCCCGTACTCCGCGAAGTGCTCCCGATCTTCGAGTCCCGGAATCAGCCTGCCAAGGTGCACGTTATCTACGGTCCATCCAGAACGCAACGCGAACAGATTGCGCAAGGCGCGCCCCTGGATGTGTTTCTCCCCGCCTCATTCGATCAAGTGAGCCATCTCCAATCCCAAGGACTGACCATCGATGGACCGCCGAGAATTTACGCCAGGACGTCCGTGGTCTTGATCGCCTCCGCCGAGACTGCTGCGGTTCCTGTGTCCTTTCAGACGCTGGGGTCGGACGCCGCCGGCCGCATTGCAGTCGCGAATCCGGCCACGGATGCGCTGGGAGCCATCACCGCTCAGCTCATGTCAAACGTCGATCCCGCGAAGCGGCTGCAATCTCGGATCATCTACGGCCATCACAGCGAGATTATCGGCCTCGTATCCAGCGGCGAAGCAGACGTCGGGATCGTGTACCGCGTCGATGCGTTGCACAACAGGACCGTCCGGATTCTTGATGACGCACCGGACGGCCTCCACGCTCCCGTGGAGTTTGGCGCGGCTGTCGTGTGGACCTGTAAGCCGTCCGCGCTCCCTCTTGCGCGGAAATTCCTGGACTTTATGCTCGATCCAGCCGTGCAGCGCGTGTTACGCAAACACGGGTTCCAGCCCACGTCTTCGCAAATGGATTAACTGCCGGTGCTCAAGCTGTGAAGAATAACCGCGGATTCGTGCAAGCATGATGAACCCTCTGAGACACAGGTTAGCGCTCCTCCTGAGCCTCACCCTCATCGGATGTGCCGAGATCCCCGAGGTCAAGGGAAGAGTCATGTTCGTCGCCGGGTTCAACGAGGTGCGCCTGGTGCCGGAGAATGGGGCACAACGCAACGACCACCCAGTCACGTTGTCGCCGACGGAGATCGGCACGTTGCTCCACCGGGTGCTCTATGGCGAGCAGCGCAACTTTCTGCACCGTCTGATCAGCGGGGAAGCGATCAGGCGCCGGGCCTTCCGTGAGGATGAAATCGTTCTCCTGGCTCCTGCGCTCTCCCACGCCTTGGCGCAAGCCACGCCTGACGAGCGGGTGTTTTTTCATCTGGGACGGCCGGGCTCTGGGGGAGGCGAGAAGGGGACGACTCCCCTCCAAACCGGCATGCCTGGCGTGGCCTTGGGCCGGCCTGCCACGATGGGAGGGGAAGAGAGCACAACGGGATGGGTCATCGTTCGGGGGCCGTTGTTGCACCTCCTGCTGAGCGAAGTCCAGCACGTACACGGGCCGGTGGCTGACATTAATCAGTACATTCGGGAGATGCCGAACATCCCTAAAGCCACCATCGCCTTCACCCTGACCTTTGATCCTGAAAAGTACATGGTGGCCGAAACCTCATGGGGCAGTTGGCTGACACAGGCCCCCTTGGCGGCCCTCGCCGTCAGATTCCGGGAAGCGCTGGCCGAGTTGCAGCCCTATAAAACCCTTGAAAGCAGCGAGCTATCCTCTCGGTAGGACATACGAACGCCTATGGATACAAAGAGTGCAGTGGGCTTGGGACCAGTCTATGCGTGCCCAGTCACCATACCTGGATCAGCCGCGTTTCAGGCACAATACGCTGGCCGTGATATCGCGGCCGGGCTGATTGCGGGGTCCATGGCGATCCCCCTGACGGTGGGCATCGCCATGATGTCCGAGTTTCCCATCAAGGTCGGGTTGGCGACCGTTGCCTTCGCCTGCTTGATCGGCTGGATCAATGCCTGGATCCGGCCGGGCAACTATATCGGCTGCCCGGGCATTGCGGCAGGTCTGGCACCGGTGCTGGCCGTGGGCGTGGCCAGTTTCGGCCTGGAAAATATGGCGTTCGCCGTGTTCCTGACGGCCACTTTTCAAGCCATCATCTGGAAATTCAATTGGCAGCGATATATTTTGATCGCCGTGCCGGTGTATCTAGTCGAAGGATTACTGGCGGGCGTCGGCTTGAAGATCGCCCTCAAATTTCTGACCTTCACCTATGAGATTTCCGAGGGGCTGGAATCTGTCGATACATTCTGGAACGGCGCGCGCATCCAGATGGCCGCCATCTCCCTGATCGGGTATGTCGGTTTTGTCTTACTGTTTTTAAAATTCAAGAAGACGCAACCTGCCGTGCCCTATTTCGTGCTGATCATCGGCGGCGCAGTGCTCGCGCAACTCGTGTCGGTGCCCATGCTCTCCGTCAACGATATGAACCTCAAGCTCGCGTGGCCGATCCTGCATTTTGACAGTGCGTTAACCGTGGTCTATATGATCGGATTCGCCTTGTTGTTGGCGGCGATTGATGTGATCGAGCAGGTGATGAGCAACGCGGCGATTGAAAAAATCGACCCGCTCAAGCGCAAGTGCAACAGCAATAACAGCTTGCTTGCCATTTGGATCGCCAATATGGGGGCGAGCTTCTTCGGCGGCATGACCAATCTGGACGGGCTGGCCAAAAGCACCACCAATGCGCTGGCTGGAGCCCATACCAAGTTTTCCGTCCTGATTATTGGTTGCGTGGTGACCTTCTTTACATTCAATGTCGAATACCTGGCCTATCTTCCGAAGTTTGCCTTGGCGGGGATCATGATATTCACGGGCTGGAAGATGATTGAGGGACTCGTCCATGTGACCCATCACGGCCCCTATGCCATGATCCTGGCTATTTTATGCGGCGTGCTGGTCTTCAGGGTGGGGATTTTCGAGGGCTTGCTGATTGCCCTGGCGGTGCACGGCATTGTCCATTATATGATGTATGCCAATCTCGATAAAATGCCTGGAAGGGATATTGTGAAAAGGTACATTGATGACCTCAAAAGGAACGGCAGCAATGTAAGCTAGCGCCGACCTGGTTCACACTGATAACGCCGCAGACATCTGAGGACAGGGAGGCAGATTTCCGTGTCCTTCGACGAAAATCACATATCCAGGAAGGAGCACCATTATGTTCAAGAAAATTATGGTTGCTATCGACGGAAGCGAGATTTCGCTGGAAGCACTAAAGGAAGCGGAGAACATTGCCACCTCCTGTCATGGCACGCTGTGCATCGTCTATGCTGTTGCCGATTCAGACGATGCTGATCAGCAGGCAGGCATAGAACTATGGGAGCAGGCTAAGGCTGCTGTGAAGAATGGGTTGAACCTGGAAACCCGTTTACTGCAAGCTCAAGCAGAATATGGCTTAACTGGTATTACAGAAGCCATTACCGATGCGGCCAACGAATGGGGCCGACTTGCTTGGTAGTGGGAACGGCAAATCGTCGCGGATTGGACCGTCTGGTGCTCGGCTCAGTAGCCGAGCAATTGGTCGCCAAGGTGGACGCATCTATGCTCCTGGTCCGCCCACGTTAAACAGTCCATTATCTAGATTGACTCGTCTACAGATGATCGAGACGAGCGCCCTGCGCCGGGTGACCGCTACGCCGTTCGAGTGTGACCGCTGCAACCCCTGATCATGGATATACTCCAACTGCACAACCTCCTTGAACGTGTCCGTGCCGGTGGCGTGAGTCTTGAGGACGCGCTGCGCGAGTTGAAGGATCTCCCGTTCGCCGACCTCGGCTATGCCATGGTCGACCACCATCGCGCACTGCGACAAGGGACGCCTGAGGTCATCTTCGGATTGGGGAAGACCGCGGAGCAGATCGTGGGGATCGCGGAGGAACTTGCGCGGGCAGGCCAGAACGTGCTGATCACGCGGCTCGATCGGGAAAAAGCGGTCACGGTGACACAGACACTGCCCTTGCTGAACTATCACGAACTCGCGCGCACGGCGACCTGGGAGCAGGCGCCGATTGCGCCGCTCGGCAAGCTCCCTGTCGCGCTCGTCTGCGCAGGCACGGCCGATGTGCCGGTGGCGGAGGAATGCGCCGAGACGCTGCGCCTGCTGGGCATTCGCGTCGAACGCCTCTATGACGTGGGGGTCGCGGGCATTCACCGGCTCCTCGACCGCCGCGAGCTCTTTGACCGGACTGCCCTGGCGATTGTGGTGGCGGGCATGGAAGGGGCGCTGCCCAGTGCGGTGGGTGGGCTGGTCTCAATCCCGGTGATCGCGGTCCCGACGTCGGTCGGATATGGGGCTGCATTCGGCGGGGTGACGGCGCTGGCCTGCATGCTCACGAGCTGTGCCTCCGGGATTACGGTCTGCAACATCGATAACGGCTTTGGCGCCGCCTTCGCCGCGGCGCGCATTCTGCGCACGGCCGATCGGTTCTGACCCCTCCCTTCCTCGAGAGACCTGTTCAGAAAAACTTGTCATCGATCGGCTTTTCGCCACTGCGGCCCATGGATGGCGCCACCCTGGAAATCGTATTCGCTGGAGGCCGCATCTTGCCCAGGCAGAAACCCTCAAAGTAGAATCATAACCTTACGAGGAGCACCACATGACCCCTGAAGAAGCACGAGCGCATTACAACTTCCTTCTTACGCTCTGCATCCGTAAAGCCGAATCGTTCGGCCCGATGGCATTCACCTTCATCAAGGACCATAGCTTTGCCGGGGCTGGCCTGACGCCGGAAGAGCAGTTCAACCTGATGATGGCGACCGCCGACGCCTTCGCCGATGAGCCGAAGCGGTACGGCCACAAGCTGGATTGCCTCCGCAAAGCCTTCGAGCTGCTCCCGAGAACCCGCTTCCACGATGCGGCCCTCGCCAGGCAGATTCAGCAGGACATCCAGCGCCTCACCACCGAACTCGACTTCTATACCGCCGCGTTGAAGCCGCACCGTCCTGGAGGCGACCAGGCCGTCGCAACTCAACAGCGGATCGTAATCGAGACCGACATGCCGGATTACTTCTTCTCGATTGCCCAACAGCTGGCTACGGACTACTTTCAACGGAAATATCGCCTGTCCAAGGAAGCGAAGATCGCCCAGCACTTCACCAGCCAGATCAGGACCTTCGAGCCGGACAATCCCACCGTGCACAAGGAATTTCCCGGCGCGTGCGCCCCCTTCATGCAGGCCAGGACCGGAGCCTGGCACATCATGCTGCCGTTCGACCTCAAGATCAGCCGCTCCCCGGAGGACCCTCTCGATGCCGGCGTCCGCATCTGGTACGTGAAAATGGGATATTCGTTTCCGCTGCGGTATGAAATGGGCAGGCTGGTCAGCTTCTACGACGATCAGGTCCTCGATGTGGAGATGACCGACCCGCATCTCCTCTTCGTGTCCGCCGCGCCGATGGACAACCCGAACGTGGGCACGGTGAACCGTGCCATGTCCCCGGATCTCCCCTTCGAGATCGGACTTCCCCGGGCCTTTCTCGACGGCACAAACACCCTCGGCCCATACGTGCAAATCGGCTGCAACATCAAAGTCTGGTTCGACGCGACCGCCGTCAATTTGCTCCTCCAGGGTGCCCCCGACCTGCATGAATACGGGCTGCAGGGCGGTGCCGGCCTGCTGACACGGACCTACACCACGGAAAAGATCGGGGCCTACGCCGGAGCAGGACGGCAGCTGTGGCAGGAAGGGCTTAGTTTTAATTTCATCAACTTGCACCTGCAACTGCTCCCGGGTATCACCAGCGCCCTGGTGCCCGCCCACACCCCCATCTTTTCTCTCTATCCCATGGTCGTCCGAGGGCAGTACCAATTGGAGGATGCCCGCTCGCTCACCATGTAAGACCCTCCCTCCCGGCGCCTCATCTCCTTGTGGTTCATCTGCTGGATGGAGGGCGCGCCGGCGCCGCACAGGGCTGGACCTCGAAGGACTATCGCACGGCGCGCCGGGCGGTGGATCGAGCGATGGGAGCGGTGCTGGAGATCTTGAAAGAACAGGGTCTGCTCACACGCACCACGGTCTTTGTCACGTCCTTACAGTAAGTGGAACCGGCGTGGCACAGGGGGCAATCCACGACAGTCTCATCGCTCGTCCCATGGATTGCCTTCGGGGCTGGGATCAAGGCAGGTCACCCCATCCATCAGCCGATTTCCAT
The nucleotide sequence above comes from Nitrospira sp.. Encoded proteins:
- a CDS encoding SulP family inorganic anion transporter, with amino-acid sequence MDTKSAVGLGPVYACPVTIPGSAAFQAQYAGRDIAAGLIAGSMAIPLTVGIAMMSEFPIKVGLATVAFACLIGWINAWIRPGNYIGCPGIAAGLAPVLAVGVASFGLENMAFAVFLTATFQAIIWKFNWQRYILIAVPVYLVEGLLAGVGLKIALKFLTFTYEISEGLESVDTFWNGARIQMAAISLIGYVGFVLLFLKFKKTQPAVPYFVLIIGGAVLAQLVSVPMLSVNDMNLKLAWPILHFDSALTVVYMIGFALLLAAIDVIEQVMSNAAIEKIDPLKRKCNSNNSLLAIWIANMGASFFGGMTNLDGLAKSTTNALAGAHTKFSVLIIGCVVTFFTFNVEYLAYLPKFALAGIMIFTGWKMIEGLVHVTHHGPYAMILAILCGVLVFRVGIFEGLLIALAVHGIVHYMMYANLDKMPGRDIVKRYIDDLKRNGSNVS
- the larB gene encoding nickel pincer cofactor biosynthesis protein LarB yields the protein MDILQLHNLLERVRAGGVSLEDALRELKDLPFADLGYAMVDHHRALRQGTPEVIFGLGKTAEQIVGIAEELARAGQNVLITRLDREKAVTVTQTLPLLNYHELARTATWEQAPIAPLGKLPVALVCAGTADVPVAEECAETLRLLGIRVERLYDVGVAGIHRLLDRRELFDRTALAIVVAGMEGALPSAVGGLVSIPVIAVPTSVGYGAAFGGVTALACMLTSCASGITVCNIDNGFGAAFAAARILRTADRF
- the modA gene encoding molybdate ABC transporter substrate-binding protein; the protein is MVAYRMEWQRRSAWCLASLLVALSLAEQPAYSEVLTIGAAHSLKPVLREVLPIFESRNQPAKVHVIYGPSRTQREQIAQGAPLDVFLPASFDQVSHLQSQGLTIDGPPRIYARTSVVLIASAETAAVPVSFQTLGSDAAGRIAVANPATDALGAITAQLMSNVDPAKRLQSRIIYGHHSEIIGLVSSGEADVGIVYRVDALHNRTVRILDDAPDGLHAPVEFGAAVVWTCKPSALPLARKFLDFMLDPAVQRVLRKHGFQPTSSQMD
- a CDS encoding alkaline phosphatase family protein, translated to MGGCPLAHHVRPSLPAPHLLVVHLLDGGRAGAAQGWTSKDYRTARRAVDRAMGAVLEILKEQGLLTRTTVFVTSLQ
- a CDS encoding universal stress protein, producing MFKKIMVAIDGSEISLEALKEAENIATSCHGTLCIVYAVADSDDADQQAGIELWEQAKAAVKNGLNLETRLLQAQAEYGLTGITEAITDAANEWGRLAW
- the bioD gene encoding dethiobiotin synthase, which encodes MGRHRTLIGDEAFRFFVTGTDTGVGKTEAACALRALLADADLHPAAMKPYESGCIDKRRPADALALKAAARCDDPLAHVCPYRYRAPLAPGVAAARRKEMPSFARVLALARSFGARPLVIESAGGLFVPIDARRDIIDLIKVLKIPVLLVARAGLGTLNHTGLSLDALARRRIPIRAVLLTKVQTVSDPSERDNAEWLRRRHGVPVLGPVPYVRSPARRRAAYRLVLRPLLNAFDKEGPRRARFSVAREDQ